In Gossypium arboreum isolate Shixiya-1 chromosome 5, ASM2569848v2, whole genome shotgun sequence, a single genomic region encodes these proteins:
- the LOC108453288 gene encoding LOW QUALITY PROTEIN: phototropin-1-like (The sequence of the model RefSeq protein was modified relative to this genomic sequence to represent the inferred CDS: inserted 2 bases in 1 codon), with the protein MDPTKESAKQSNLIPPLPRDSRGSLEVFNPSTFSTRPINPVFRSQSPWHQNLKELGGTDSQKEDDHSELASKSGRVEEKKWMALKELPDPYPPSPSPLFHEITADNDQRRGESVSPKPSEESGEAAKRAAGWGLVLKTDDETGKPQGVVVRNSGGDAPHIKPGTSCRNSNNSLRSSDEFSDNEFSKDRGFPRVSEDLKDALSTFQQTFVVSDATKPDYPVLYASAGFFKMTGYTSGEVIGKNCRFLQGEGTDPEDVERIRQALQAGENYCGRLLNYKKDGTPFWNLLTIAPIKDENGKVLKFIGMQVEVSKHTEGAKEKTMRPNGLPESLIRYDARQKDMAAGSVTELVEAVRKPRSLSESSNNPFIRKSGVSGDEEGTGAMTRRSSESAGRNSSGGVRISMERISEVPEKKPRRSSRLSFMGLRRKSQSAANSFDNSLLMDADEDERDEDERPDSVDYKNRHKEMRKGIDLATTLERIEKNFVITDPRLPDNPIIFASDSFLELTEYSREEILGRNCRFLQGPETDPATVRKIREAIDNQTEVTVQLINYTKSGKKFWNLFHLQPMRDQKGEVQYFIGVQLDGSARVDPLCNCIPDIAAQESEQLVKQTAENVDXRELPDANLNPKDLWMNHSKVVHPKPHRKDSPSWNAIQKILDSGERIGLKHFRPVKPLGTGDTGSVHLVELCGTGLYFAMKAMDKGIMLNRNKVHRACAEREILDMLDHPFLPALYASFQTKTHICLIMDYCPGGELFMLLDRQPMKVMKEDAVRFYAAEVVVALEYLHCQGIIYRDLKPENVLLQDNGHVALTDFDLSCLTSCKPQLLIPAADEKIKRQKGQPKPVFMAEPMRASNSFVGTEEYIAPEIITGAGHTSAVDWWALGILVYEMLYGYSPFRGRTRQKTFANVLRKDLKFPRSTQVSLHAKQLIFRLLGRDPKSRLGWREGANEIKRHPFFKGVNWALVRCMNPPQLDVPGALKEDQLSHLQLQDLQTNIF; encoded by the exons ATGGACCCAACAAAAGAATCAGCCAAGCAATCGAACTTGATTCCACCATTGCCAAGGGACTCTAGAGGCTCACTTGAAGTGTTTAATCCATCCACTTTCTCAACCCGACCCATTAACCCCGTATTTCGCTCGCAATCACCATGGCATCAAAACTTGAAAGAGCTTGGTGGTACTGATAGCCAAAAAGAAGATGACCATTCCGAGCTAGCATCCAAGTCGGGTCGGGTTGAAGAAAAAAAATGGATGGCACTCAAGGAACTACCTGATCCATATCCACCATCACCATCACCACTTTTTCATGAGATCACTGCCGATAATGACCAACGTCGCGGCGAATCCGTCAGTCCGAAGCCTTCGGAGGAATCTGGAGAGGCTGCAAAGAGAGCCGCCGGATGGGGGCTAGTACTGAAAACCGATGATGAAACTGGCAAACCGCAAGGAGTGGTTGTTAGGAATTCGGGTGGGGATGCCCCGCATATCAAACCCGGTACTTCCTGTAGGAACTCGAATAATTCTCTCCGGAGCTCCGACGAATTTTCAGATAATGAATTCAGCAAAGACAGAGGGTTCCCTAGAGTGTCCGAGGACTTAAAGGATGCCTTGTCAACGTTTCAACAAACTTTTGTTGTTTCGGATGCTACCAAACCCGATTACCCGGTTTTGTATGCAAGTGCCGGGTTTTTTAAGATGACCGGATACACTTCTGGAGAGGTCATAGGCAAGAATTG TCGGTTTTTACAGGGTGAGGGTACGGATCCGGAAGATGTGGAGAGGATTAGGCAGGCATTGCAGGCAGGGGAAAATTATTGTGGGAGATTGTTGAACTACAAGAAAGATGGGACTCCTTTTTGGAATCTTCTCACTATAGCACCCATTAAGGACGAAAATGGAAAAGTCTTAAAATTTATTGG AATGCAAGTAGAGGTAAGCAAGCATACAGAAGGGGCCAAGGAAAAGACGATGCGCCCCAATGGGTTGCCCGAGTCTTTGATTCGATACGATG CCCGGCAAAAGGACATGGCTGCCGGTTCAGTTACAGAACTTGTGGAAGCTGTTAGGAAACCTCGTTCCCTTAGTGAATCATCAAATAACCCTTTCATTAGAAAATCCGGTGTTAGTGGAGATGAAGAAGGAACGGGAGCTATGACAAGGCGAAGTTCAGAAAGTGCAGGAAGAAACTCAAGTGGGGGTGTTAGAATCTCAATGGAACGTATCAGTGAGGTGCCGGAAAAGAAACCCCGAAGATCTAGCCGCCTTTCATTCATGGG GCTTAGGAGGAAAAGTCAGTCTGCTGCTAACAGCTTTGATAATAGTCTGCTGATGGATGCCGATGAGGATGAACGTGATGAGGATGAGAGGCCAGACAGTGTTGACTATAAAAATAGACACAAGGAAATGAGAAAGGGTATTGATCTTGCCACCACACTTGAACGTATAGAGAAAAACTTTGTCATTACTGATCCAAGGCTGCCTGATAATCCCATT ATCTTTGCATCTGATAGCTTCTTGGAGCTGACAGAGTACAGTCGTGAAGAAATCTTAGGCAGAAACTGCAG GTTTCTCCAAGGCCCTGAAACTGATCCAGCTACTGTGAGGAAGATTCGAGAGGCCATTGATAACCAAACAGAAGTAACTGTGCAGCTCATCAACTACACAAAGAGTG GCAAGAAGTTCTGGAACCTGTTTCATCTGCAGCCTATGCGTGACCAGAAG GGTGAAGTCCAGTATTTCATTGGAGTGCAGCTAGATGGCAGTGCCAGAGTTGACCCACTTTGTAATTGTATTCCAGATATTGCTGCACAAGAGAGTGAACAACTG GTGAAACAAACTGCAGAAAATGTCGA GAGGGAACTTCCAGATGCCAATTTG AATCCCAAAGATCTATGGATGAATCATTCCAAGGTGGTTCACCCTAAACCTCACAGGAAGGATAGTCCCTCTTGGAATGCTATTCAAAAG ATTCTTGACAGTGGAGAAAGGATAGGCCTAAAACATTTCAGGCCAGTAAAACCACTGGGAACAGGTGACACTGGCAG TGTACATTTGGTGGAACTATGTGGGACTGGCCTGTACTTTGCGATGAAAGCTATGGATAAAGGCATTATGCTCAACCGGAACAAG GTGCATAGAGCTTGTGCAGAAAGAGAGATTCTTGACATGTTGGACCATCCTTTTCTTCCAGCATTGTATGCATCATTTCAG ACCAAAACACATATTTGTCTGATTATGGATTACTGTCCTGGCGGAGAACTTTTCATGCTTTTGGACAGACAACCGATGAAGGTCATGAAGGAAGATGCTGTAAG ATTTTATGCTGCGGAGGTTGTTGTTGCATTGGAGTACCTTCACTGTCAAG GAATTATATACAGAGATTTAAAGCCTGAAAATGTTCTTCTCCAGGACAATGGACATGTTGCCTTGACCGATTTTGACTTATCTTGCCTGACATCTTGCAAACCCCAG CTGCTGATTCCAGCAGCAGATGAAAAGATAAAACGCCAGAAAGGTCAGCCAAAACCAGTATTTATGGCAGAACCTATGCGTGCATCGAATTCTTTTGTGGGGACTGAAGAGTATATTGCCCCG GAAATTATCACTGGTGCAGGCCATACCAGTGCAGTGGACTGGTGGGCACTTG GCATTCTTGTCTATGAAATGTTGTATGGATATTCACCATTCAGGGGAAGGACAAGACAGAAGACTTTTGCCAATGTTCTTCGAAAAGATCTTAAATTTCCAAGAAGCACACAA GTAAGTCTGCATGCAAAGCAGTTAATATTTCGATTATTAGGTAGAGATCCGAAAAGCAGATTAGGTTGGCGTGAAGGTGCGAATGAAATCAAGCGACACCCGTTCTTCAAAGGTGTAAATTGGGCTCTTGTGCGCTGCATG AATCCGCCTCAGCTTGATGTTCCTGGAGCTCTCAAGGAAGATCAACTTTCACACCTTCAACTACAAGATTTACAGACAAATATTTTCTGA
- the LOC108453682 gene encoding two-component response regulator-like APRR3 produces MCHEQKEARHGVVRDGQGSGSIGENGSRIVERTLNVNNGSLEAIEVHDVSEIPQRQPRGSMIRWERFLPFRTIKVLLVENEDLTRHLVSALLQNCSYEVVAVANGLQAWKLLEDPTNHIDIVLTEEDMPVLSGSDLLCMIMNHKMLKNIPVIMMSSHDCINLVFKCLSKGAVDFLVKPIRKNELRNLWQHVWRRCHSSSGSVSESGTLSKKSIKLKVNDEPENYAANSDEHDDDSDVPVGCNGSENGSGTQSSWTKRAAEGESSQPMSSLNRFPGAPNSTCAQVVHVKHEKRRSPWTCVTQRKECQEQHEQLLDATEGKDLEVRVESNNEWQCGNQCKNSPTHLAEAASKTFDRGWFEHQDENITGKDRIPDIIATLQQAECRASDAPGGPSDVPQLKDGACHGSEEKLSFELTLKRWQGASDGRNAANDGHNVLRHSDSSAFSKYSTASSAKQALTGNVGSCSPLDHSSVTKKTEIMCTFPSHSNGILLNQSSVGSNNKNDMTTTAKFVGPKPKALVDKSGSISTFKCLHSSSFQPMHGCCICSSQEVSPETVGHDTSLKIMAITDKQCRSSSSVNGSASGSNYGSNGHNGSETGLRAEHAVMEDGNGTASGRSGGSGANEDRVAQRAAALTKFRQKRKERCFEKKVRYQSRKKLAEQRPRVKGQFVRRTISDWEGGKDNSSYDFTSEDRYSDSLR; encoded by the exons ATGTGTCACGAGCAGAAAGAAGCAAGGCATGGAGTAGTGAGAGATGGGCAAGGTTCAGGCTCAATTGGGGAAAATGGATCAAGGATTGTTGAGAGAACTTTAAATGTAAATAATGGGTCCTTGGAAGCAATTGAGGTGCATGACGTGTCAGAAATTCCTCAGCGACAACCTCGAGGTTCCATGATACGTTGGGAGAGGTTTCTCCCGTTCAGGACCATCAAAGTTCTCCTTGTGGAAAATGAAGACCTCACACGCCATCTTGTTAGTGCATTACTACAAAATTGTAGTTATGAAG TTGTGGCTGTTGCAAATGGTCTTCAAGCATGGAAACTTCTAGAAGATCCAACTAACCACATTGACATTGTCCTGACAGAGGAGGACATGCCTGTTTTATCAGGAAGTGATCTTTTATGCATGATTATGAACCACAAAATGTTGAAGAATATCCCTGTGATAA TGATGTCATCTCATGATTGCATCAATCTAGTGTTTAAGTGTTTGTCAAAGGGTGCAGTTGATTTTCTAGTAAAACCTATTCGGAAGAATGAACTTAGAAATCTTTGGCAGCATGTTTGGAGGAGATGCCACAGT TCTAGTGGCAGTGTCAGTGAAAGCGGAACACTGTCAAAAAAGTCAATCAAGTTGAAAGTTAATGATGAGCCTGAGAATTATGCTGCCAACAGTGATGAACATGATGATGACAGTGATGTTCCAGTGGGTTGTAATGGAAGCGAAAATGGGAGTGGCACCCAG AGTTCATGGACAAAAAGGGCAGCTGAAGGTGAGAGTTCTCAGCCGATGTCTTCCTTAAATCGATTTCCTGGTGCTCCCAATAGCACTTGTGCCCAGGTGGTTCATGTGAAGCATGAAAAACGTAGGAGCCCATGGACATGTGTTACTCAGAGAAAAGAATGCCAAGAACAGCATGAACAACTTC TTGATGCCACTGAGGGAAAGGACTTAGAAGTAAGAGTTGAAAGCAATAATGAATGGCAATGTGGCAATCAATGCAAAAATTCACCTACTCACctggcagaagcagcctctaagACATTTGACAGGGGATGGTTTGAGCACCAGGATGAGAACATTACTGGCAAGGATCGAATCCCTGATATAATTGCCACATTACAACAAGCTGAATGTAGAGCATCTGATGCTCCAGGCGGCCCTTCTGATGTCCCACAACTTAAAGATGGAGCTTGCCATGGATCTGAAGAAAAGCTATCCTTTGAACTGACTCTTAAGAGGTGGCAAGGAGCATCAGATGGTAGAAATGCTGCAAATGATGGGCATAATGTTTTGAGACATTCTGATTCATCAGCTTTCTCAAA ATACAGTACTGCATCTTCAGCTAAGCAG GCTCTCACAGGGAATGTAGGAAGCTGTTCTCCACTTGATCATAGTTCTGTCACAAAGAAGACTGAAATAATGTGCACTTTTCCATCACATTCCAATGGTATTCTTTTGAATCAGTCATCAGTAGGAAGCAACAACAAAAATGATATGACTACTACTGCTAAATTTGTCGGCCCAAAGCCAAAAGCTTTGGTTGACAAGTCTGGGTCCATTTCAACATTTAAATGCCTTCACTCTTCTTCCTTCCAACCAATGCATGGATGTTGTATTTGTTCATCTCAGGAAGTGTCACCTGAAACG GTTGGTCATGATACCTCGCTGAAGATCATGGCAATAACTGATAAACAATGTAGATCATCCAGTAGTGTAAATGGGAGTGCCTCCGGGAGCAACTATGGTAGCAATGGACATAATGGGAGTGAAACCGGTTTACGTGCTGAACATGCAGTCATGGAAGATGGCAATGGGACAGCGAGTGGGAGAAGTGGTGGTAGTGGCGCAAATGAAGACCGGGTTGCACAGAGAGCGGCTGCCTTGACCAAATTTCGccagaaaaggaaagaaagatgttTTGAAAAGAAG GTACGGTATCAGAGCAGGAAGAAGTTGGCAGAGCAACGACCCCGTGTGAAGGGGCAATTTGTGCGGCGAACCAT TTCTGATTGGGAAGGAGGAAAAGATAATTCGAGTTACGATTTCACATCTGAAGACAGATATTCTGATAGTTTAAGATAA
- the LOC108453210 gene encoding mitogen-activated protein kinase homolog NTF6-like, translating to MENEGTAIDLRGTPTYDGRYVRYNILGNIFEVSSKYVPPIQPVGRGAYGIVCCATNSETKEEVAIKKIANAFDNRIDAKRTLREIKLLCHMDHDNIIKIKDIIIPPEKEKFNDVYIAYELMDTDLHQIIRSSQALTDDHCQYFLYQLLRGLKYIHSANVLHRDLKPSNLLLNANCDLKICDFGLARTTSETDFMTEYVVTRWYRAPELLLNCSEYTAAIDIWSVGCILMEIIRREPLFSGKDYVQQLGLITQLLGSPEDSDLGFLRSDNARKYVKQLPHFPKQPFAEKFPDVSPVAIDLAEKMLVFDPSKRITVEEALNHPYLSSLHEINEEPTCPSPFVFDFEQMTLNEEDIKELIWRESLNFNQDKMPE from the exons ATGGAGAATGAAGGAACGGCGATTGATCTCAGAGGGACCCCAACCTACGATGGCAGATATGTACGTTACAACATCTTAGGTAACATCTTCGAAGTCTCTTCCAAATATGTTCCTCCTATTCAGCCTGTTGGTCGTGGCGCTTACGGCATCGTCTG CTGTGCCACAAATTCCGAGACAAAGGAAGAGGTTGCAATAAAAAAGATTGCGAATGCATTCGACAACAGGATTGATGCTAAAAGAACACTCCGTGAGATCAAGCTCCTCTGTCACATGGATCATGATAAT ATTATCAAAATCAAGGACATAATAATCCCGCCAGAGAAGGAAAAGTTCAATGATGTTTACATTGCATATGAGCTAATGGACACTGATCTGCATCAGATAATACGGTCTAGCCAGGCTCTCACTGATGATCACTGTCAG TATTTCTTATATCAACTGTTGCGGGGTCTTAAGTACATACACTCGGCAAATGTTCTGCATCGCGACCTAAAACCTAGCAACCTGCTTCTCAATGCAAACTGTGATCTCAAAATTTGTGACTTTGGTCTTGCAAGAACCACCTCAGAGACAGACTTCATGACCGAGTATGTTGTAACCAGATGGTATCGAGCCCCTGAATTGCTTCTCAATTGTTCAGAGTATACTGCTGCTATCGATATCTGGTCAGTTGGTTGTATTCTAATGGAGATAATTAGAAGGGAGCCACTTTTCTCTGGTAAAGATTATGTTCAGCAGTTGGGGCTTATTACTCAG CTACTAGGGTCGCCAGAAGATTCGGATCTCGGATTCCTTAGGAGCGACAATGCTCGAAAGTATGTTAAGCAGCTTCCTCATTTCCCTAAGCAACCTTTTGCTGAAAAGTTTCCAGACGTATCTCCTGTGGCAATTGACCTTGCAGAAAAAATGCTGGTTTTTGATCCAAGCAAGCGTATCACTG TTGAGGAAGCGCTGAATCACCCATATTTGTCAAGTCTTCATGAAATCAATGAAGAGCCCACTTGTCCATCTCCTTTCGTCTTCGATTTTGAGCAGATGACCTTGAACGAAGAAGACATAAAAGAGCTAATATGGAGGGAGTCTTTGAATTTCAATCAAGATAAGATGCCGGAATGA
- the LOC108453211 gene encoding uncharacterized protein LOC108453211 gives MAGKAAQSVVKAVGEYQYPWREKLAKYKVELSKGVWGYWELGAWKPLGISARRRARLRKEMLLAGQDWPYDPEKKEMRSKMKGHKCDRIAAERRENTANLMQKMPEMLLAYKKRRWEKKMKEEEKAKDK, from the coding sequence ATGGCTGGGAAGGCAGCACAATCTGTGGTGAAGGCAGTGGGAGAATACCAATATCCATGGCGTGAAAAGTTGGCGAAGTACAAAGTAGAGTTATCAAAGGGAGTATGGGGCTATTGGGAACTTGGAGCCTGGAAGCCTCTAGGCATCAGTGCCAGACGTCGAGCCAGACTCCGAAAAGAAATGCTTCTAGCGGGCCAAGATTGGCCATACGATCCAGAGAAGAAAGAGATGAGAAGCAAGATGAAAGGTCACAAATGCGACAGAATAGCCGCGGAGAGAAGGGAGAATACTGCTAATTTGATGCAGAAAATGCCTGAGATGTTGCTTGCTTATAAGAAACGCAGATGGGAGAAGAAAATGAAGGAAGAAGAGAAAGCTAAAGATAAATAA